A section of the Schistosoma haematobium chromosome ZW, whole genome shotgun sequence genome encodes:
- the WDTC1 gene encoding WD and tetratricopeptide repeat protein (EggNog:ENOG410WHG9~COG:S) → MGYYDSYSGSTYDYRCNPSMASDYSVVLASRLIEAKAYAVAVHKYNKLIPQYPFCPQLYTGRATALIKRNWNGDIYNALLDCRNAIQLTTQSNNDSVSIQNNDTINKHQLLSSSVYLTALLLSVRCLLCLDWLNAARIQLKQALDSFPNLFKTITDQKISDKALITPTVIASSSSSSSASAPTINTTDTNPSKYICKSDNLVKVFEHLKSTLLAREKQLESQSKKSKRKGKQVSEKKTSLHDNYDNNDTNDDNDDDDNDAKGSTIPRPETLSFLKCDNICEQISSESWHHPSLDNQINPRLCACLNCSCNRMWIEEDERERRKNAIDFSASYIGHCNSITDIKEANFFGSYGQYIVGGSDCGAFFIWDRNTTNIMRILKADSSTVNCVQPHPSICLLASSGIDSVVRLWSPNCEEDPDQSRAVRDQVGTAERNQQRSNADPLEIMLLNMGYNFRGLDFDSNRARRSRNRDCTDERNNEEENESSDDDDDDHNNNHDNINFERDSYSALQRSGNETHTNANHPARSLDDTLHSESVLNNVNLVNESIEGVGQTDSQKRTGNESIDLSCQLGCSQAPKQKRTKTGSLTDEETSFQPSVAAIIFNSDLSSDDDEPNATSVKKNTQCRCNRSRRIQSSHSRHIRHIRTRRIPISATFSDSDVVTTPWLIDFFPIEVHSINSQSTVNETYGEREEPGQEERRNTYREDDDRDDDNSISEVSCTVS, encoded by the exons ATGGGATATTATGATTCTTATTCGg GTTCAACTTACGATTACCGTTGTAATCCTTCTATGGCTTCTGATTACTCAGTCGTACTGGCTTCACGATTAATTGAAGCCAAGGCATATGCTGTTGCAGTTCATAAGTATAATAAACTTATTCCACAGTATCCTTTCTGTCCTCAACTGTATACAGGTCGCGCTACTGCTTTAATTAAAAGAAATTG gaATGGCGATATTTATAATGCGCTATTGGATTGCCGAAATGCTATCCAACTGACTACTCAAAGCAACAATGATTCTGTCAGCATCCAAAATAACGATACCATTAATAAACATCAATTGTTAAGCAGTTCCGTTTACCTTACAGCTCTATTACTTTCAGTCCGATGTTTATTATGTTTGGATTGGTTAAATGCTGCTCGTATTCAGCTCAAACAAGCACTGGACAGCTTTCCCAATCTCTTCAAAACTATTACGGATCAAAAGATTTCGGATAAAGCGCTTATTACACCTACTGTCAtcgcttcttcttcttcttcgtcaTCTGCTAGCGCACCAACAATCAATACCACTGATACAAATCCGTCCAAGTATATTTGCAAATCAGATAACCTGGTTAAAGTGTTCGAACATTTAAAGTCTACATTGTTGGCGAGAGAAAAACAATTAGAATCACAATCTAAGAAGTCGAAAAGAAAAGGAAAGCAAGttagtgaaaaaaaaacatcatTACATGATAATTATGATAACAACGATAccaatgatgataatgatgatgacgacaATGATGCCAAAGGATCTACAATACCAAGACCAGAAACTTTATCTTTCTTGAAATGCGATAACA TATGTGAACAAATATCTTCAGAATCTTGGCATCATCCCAGTCTTGacaatcaaataaatccaaGACTATGTGCTTGTTTAAACTGCTCATGTAATCGAATGTGGATAGAAGAGGATGAAAGAGAAAGGCGAAAAAATGCCATCGACTTTTCAGCATCTTATATTGGTCATTGCAATTCAATAACAGATATTAAAGAAGCAAATTTCTTTGGGAG CTATGGGCAATATATTGTCGGTGGGTCTGATTGTGGTGCATTTTTTATATGGGATCGTAATACAACTAATATAATGCGTATATTGAAAGCTGACAGTTCTACTGTGAACTGTGTTCAACCTCATCCGTCTATTTGTTTGTTGGCAAGTTCCGGAATTGACTCTGTTGTAAGACTATGGTCACCGAATTGTGAA GAAGACCCTGATCAATCACGAGCTGTTAGAGATCAAGTTGGAACAGCTGAACGGAATCAACAACGTTCTAACGCTGATCCTCTGGAAATAATGTTGTTAAATATGGGTTATAATTTTCGTGGTCTTGATTTTGATTCTAATAGAGCTAGAAGATCGAGAAATCGCGATTGTACTGATGAACGGAATAACGAAGAAGAGAATGAATCCagtgatgatgacgatgatgatcataataataaccatGACAACATCAATTTCGAAAGAGATTCTTATTCTGCACTGCAACGTTCTGGAAACGAAACGCATACTAATGCCAATCATCCTGCTAGAAGTCTTGACGACACATTGCACAGTGAATCTGTTCTGAATAACGTGAATTTAGTGAATGAAAGCATTGAAGGAGTTGGTCAAACTGATAGTCAAAAACGTACTGGGAATGAATCCATTGATTTGTCTTGTCAGTTAGGTTGTTCTCAAGCACCTAAGCAAAAACGAACAAAAACAGGAAGTTTAACTGATGAAGAAACCTCTTTTCAACCATCAGTCGCTGCTATCATATTCAATAGTGATTTGAGTTCTGATGATGATGAGCCTAATGCTACTTCAGTAAAGAAGAATACACAATGTAGATGTAATCGTTCACGTCGAATACAGTCTAGTCATAGTCGACATATAAGACATATTCGTACACGAAGAATACCAATTAGTGCCACTTTTTCTGATTCCGACGTTGTAACTACTCCATGGTTAATTGATTTTTTCCCTATTGAAGttcattcaatcaattcacaGTCAACAGTAAATGAAACATATGGTGAGCGAGAAGAGCCAGGACAAGAGGAACGAAGAAATACTTATCGAGAGGATGATGATAGAGACGATGATAACAGTATATCAGAAGTCTCTTGCAC TGTCAGTTGA